A portion of the Drosophila innubila isolate TH190305 chromosome 3L unlocalized genomic scaffold, UK_Dinn_1.0 0_D_3L, whole genome shotgun sequence genome contains these proteins:
- the LOC117788795 gene encoding uncharacterized protein LOC117788795 has translation MKLFIGALTLCLVAIAASQSADPAVQDPSAEYLPPVGDAEAAALSEDGYRYKTVRRLRLRHRREVPSQEYLPPTQEYLPPVDAVEAADTKVADDGYRYKTVRKLKFRARHRRDVSEIAEPSGEYLPPVEVELAPELKTVLGADGYRYKTVRKLKFRRHRREAEAAEEAVAAEATNGEYLPPVEAPAAEAAEVKAADEATEVGKDGYRYKTVRRIRYRYRH, from the coding sequence CTGCCTCTCAATCCGCTGATCCCGCTGTTCAGGATCCCTCAGCTGAGTACTTGCCCCCGGTTGGGGATGCTGAGGCCGCAGCGCTGTCAGAGGATGGTTATCGGTACAAGACGGTGCGTCGTTTGAGGCTGCGTCATCGCCGTGAGGTGCCCAGCCAGGAGTATCTGCCACCCACCCAAGAGTACCTGCCACCCGTTGATGCCGTTGAGGCTGCTGATACCAAGGTTGCCGATGACGGTTACCGTTACAAGACCGTGCGCAAGCTCAAGTTCCGTGCCCGTCACCGTCGTGATGTCTCTGAGATTGCTGAGCCCTCAGGCGAGTATCTGCCACCCGTTGAGGTAGAGCTTGCCCCTGAGCTGAAGACCGTGTTGGGTGCCGATGGTTACCGTTACAAGACCGTTCGCAAGCTCAAGTtccgtcgtcatcgtcgtgaGGCCGAAGCTGCTGAGGAAGCTGTCGCCGCTGAGGCAACCAACGGTGAATACTTGCCCCCTGTTGAGGCACCCGCTGCAGAGGCTGCTGAAGTCAAGGCCGCCGATGAGGCTACTGAGGTCGGCAAGGATGGTTACCGTTACAAGACCGTGCGTCGCATCCGTTACCGTTACCGTCATTAA